The DNA sequence GGGGCAAACGTGAAAGACGTGCTGTTGGTAACGGGTTGTGAGGGCCTGATGGGGTCCGAAATTCTTTCTGCGGCGCGAGATGCGGATGGGCCCGGTTTCGAGGTGCGGGGGACGAGCCATCGGGATCTGGACATTTCAGACCGTCACGCCGTGCAGGCTTGTTTTCGCGAGTCGCGGCCCGCATACGTCGTGAACTGCGCGGCTTATCGCGACATCGACAAGGCCGAGCTGGATCGCGATGCCGCCCGACGCGTCAATGCGGAAGGCGCCCGAAATTTGGCGGAGGCTTGCGCAGCGCACGGAACGAAATTGGTGCATCTTAGCTCGCACGGGGTCTTCGACGGTGCAAAATCCTCCCCCTACCTCGAATCCGATTCGCCCAACCCGTTGAACCACTATGCCGCCACCAAACTCCAGGGCGAGGAGTACGTTCAGCGTGCGCTTCCTCCCGAGCAATCCCTGGTTTTGCGCATCTCCTGGCCTTATGGGCCTCGCAACAACAATTTCATCAAGGCTATTCTGGAGCTTGCGAAGAAGAACGGCTCGGTGCGCGTGGTTCACGATCAGATCGGCGTGCCGAATCCGGCCCGGCTCCTGGCGAAAAGTATTCTGCCCTTGGCGCGGGAGGCGAGCGGGCTTTTACATCTCTCCTGCCGAGGTCATTGCTCGAGGTACGAATTCATCTCGCGCCTCTTCACGCTTCTGGGCCTGGGCTATCCGGTATTTCCCGCCTCCGTCTCGGAGTTTCCGGGCGCCGCCGTCCGGCCGAAAAACATGGCGATCGCCACCGAGATTGCCTCTTGGGACAGGTTGGCGTCGTTGCCCCCTTGGGAGGAGGCTTTGGAGAGATATATTCGCGAATCCCCGGAGATGATTTGAAGCGGACATCCGAATTATTTTGGCGTCTCCTGGATATCCAGCACGATGGCCTGCAACAGCAGCTGAAATCCCAGAATGAGCGGCAAGAGCGACAGCATGATGGTGCCCGTCGGGGTGGGTAAGCCGGTAGCGCGGGTGTGCAGCCAAAGATAAGCGCCGAAGCCGAACCCCCAGGCGAACAGGAGAGACCCCAGGATCAGGAACATCGCGATGGGAGAGAAATCCCGCAAAATGTATTTTTGATAGATGCGATAGGCGAATCTCCGCATCAACAATAGGGGGAAGCTCACTCCTATCTTGAAGGGATTGAGGTCCGACTTTTCGTCTCCGTAGCGCGCCGGGACGGCGACGTCCTTCACCCGGCAGTTCAGCAGGTTCAAGTGGATCAACATGTCGTTTTCGAAAAAATAACCGAGGTGGAAGGATTTGAATTCGAGTCTTTTCAATACGGAAGACTTGACCGCGGTAAAGCCGTTCTGAGGGTCGAAGACGTTCCAATAGCCCGAGGCCAGCTTGTTCAGGAAGGTGAGGACGATGTTTCCGAAGAGGCGGAGCCTGGGCATCTTTTGGAGGGATTCGCCCGCCAGAAACCGGTTGCCCTTGGCGTAGTCCATTCCTTCCTCGAGGAGCGCCTTCAATAAAGCCGGAAGATATTCTGGGGGCATTTGGTCGTCCCCGTCCATTTTTACCACGATGTCCGCGCCCAATTCGAGGGCCTTCCGATATCCGGCCAGCATCGAGCCTCCCACCCCGAGGTTTTTGGAATTGCGGATCAAGTCGAGTCGGCGGTCTCCGCTTTTCAAGGCGGCCTCCGAGGTGCCGTCGAGGCTTGCGTCGTCGACGACCACGATGTGGTCCACCCATTCCGGAAGGTTTCGCAGCACCGAGCTGATATGCGAGGCCTCGTTATGGGCCGGGACGACGACGGCGATGCGATGGTTTTGGTACATGAGATCTCCCCGACAATATTTCGTCCGTTGAGAGCTTAGGTAGCCTCAATCGTCAAGCAAATTTCAGAAAGCGCCGTAATACCGGGTCAGGACGGCAAAAAGCGTCGTGGCGACGCACAAGGACGCGGCTATCGCGGCAAGCTTGAACGGAGGAAACCCGGATCGCGGAGCGATGGGGTTTTTGGACGGATACAACAGCAGAAACAAGATTGGGACGAAAGGAAGGAAATATCTTCCCTGAATGCCTTCGATCGTGGCGCCTCCGGGGGCGGTCCAGGTGATGAACAAGACGGCCGCGATAAGCGCCACTCCGGCCGAGAGGACGAGGAAGAGCCAGGCTCGTTTCCAGAGGCCGAGATCGGCGCGACCGCTCCATCCGAGCCAGGCGCAGGCGATCGTCAAGGCGGTGTAAAAAAATCGGAAGGAGTCGGGCAGGCCGGTGTCCAGCCATCCCAGCCGGCCTACGAGATGGTCCCAATAATGGCCGGCATTGCGATAAAAGGTACGCAATAGGATTTCGAGGAATTCGAAGGGGCGTTTCAGGACAAAAACGGCTTGCTCCTGCGCCGCGGGGGAGAGCAACTGAAACCCTTGCACTTTGCCTCCGAAATACGCCCAGCCTTGGCTCACCCCGAAGCACAGCAACAGCAGCCAGACGAAACCCAGCCAATAACCCGGCCGGGATCCCACGTTCCGCCTCGGGATCATGGGAAAGAGCAGGGCGAGAATTGCATAGACTGGCTTGGTGAGAGCTAGCAAGGCCAGCAGCGAAGAAAGCAGGAGCCATTCCCGGGCTTGAAGCACGGCACCGGATTGCGACAGCTTCAGCAGATAGGCGAAGGTCAAGAAGGAGAGCCCCAGGGTGACGGTGTCGGCGGTCACGGCGGAGGCTTGCGCCATCGACATGGGCGTGAGCGCCAAGAGGCAGAATGCCCATTTCTGGATGGGGGTGAGGCGGAGGGCCAGGGACACCAACCCCAGGTAGGCGAGCAGTGAGAAGATGCGACCCAAGTACATCAGTACCAGGGGAGGGGCGCCGAACGACCTGCCCGACAGTATTCCCAATGCGGCCGGCAGGTAGGGGACCGGGGAATAGCTCAATACGGGCGCGTCCCAGGTTTTCTCCGGCTCCAAAGGAACGTGGAGCGCTGGCAAGATTTGGGAGATCCCGATCTTGTTTTCCGGAAGGAAAGCCAGGTAATCGAACATCTCGAATGTCTCGGAAAGGCTCCTCGGCACTTTGGGAGTTCTAAGGTTCCATTCGGAGATCTGATAGGCGCGGTAGAAATGGGCGCCTTCATCCGCGGCTTGGAAGGGCGGCATCGCAAAAACCAAGAGGATGCCGAAAATGGCGGCGGTTCGGGCGAAAAATTGCGCGGGGGAGGTCGGATAAGTTTCAGGGAGCAGCAAGTCTCGGCTCAGGCGCAGGAAGGCCAAGTAAATCGCCAAGACGGCCAGAGCGGGGAACAGCAGGGAGACAAGGAAGATGTCTTGGCTGCGTACCAGGAAATCCCCCGGCAGGAATGTGGTGAGGATTTGCAAAAAGCTGAGGGCGAGTGCCACGGCCAGTATAAAGAACGTCGAGCTTACGGAATCAAGATGGCTCCGCGCCGTTTTTGAGCAGGCCAGGTAAAGGGTCGCGGCGAGGAAAAAGAAGAAGAGGCGGGTGGATAACCAGGTGTGGATTGCGGCAAGACGCGACTCGGCTTTCGACCTGTCGGATTTAGCGGTCGCGGTCGGGATCGGGTGGATCTGTTTTTCGTGCGCCCATTCGAGGCCCTCGAAAGCGGGCGGGTCCCTTTGCAGCATCGACTCGAATTTTCTTCCCGAGGCGTCGGTGATTTCCAAGGCCAGTCCCTTGGCGCGATAATAGGGTACGCCTTCTTTGAGGAGGAAACCGAGCCGCTCGGGCACCGGGTCGGGATATTTGTTCTGTAGGAGCGCCCGCACCTCCGGCCTCGGCCGGAAGGAGCGGGTGGAGGCGAGAAGCTCGCCCCGGTGGTTTTTCAGTGACACCGCCACCACGGAGCTGTTTCGGCCAAAGGCCCAACCGGAAACCTCTACCTCGACCTTGGAGAAGGAGGCGGCGTGGTCCGGTCCCGCCGCCTTCGCGGCCGCTTCCACCAACGCGTTGCCCCAAAGATGGACGGGTCCGATGCGCAGCCGCGGGTTGGAGCTCGGCGTCAGGACTCGAGCCGCGGTGTCCCGGGTGGAAGAGCCCGGATAGGGCAGGGAGCCCGACTGAAGGTAGACGGCCCCGGCCGCGCCGAGCGCCAACATCGGGGCCAAGAGCAGCGGAGCGGAGAGGCGCTTGCCTTGGCCTGCGTAAATCAGCCAGATTCCCCGCAGCAAAAAGATCCATCCCAGCAGCGGGTATCGGGAAAGACAAAAAAAGTAAGACGAGATCATTCCCCAAAGGGTCGCGAAAGCCCAGTATCGGGCGGCGGATTTCAAGAAGAATTCGCCCTGCAAGGAGAGCGCGAGGCCCGCCAAGGCAAGGGCGACGCTCAACATTTCATTGCCCAGCAGGATGCCGGGGCGGAAGGCGTAGGGGTGGAAGAGAATCGATAAAAAGACAGCCAGCGCGATCCAAACCGGTACCCCGCGTTTTCTGAGCGAAGCGGAAAAGAAGAGGGCTGCGCCGGCCACCGCGGTATCCAGCAGGGCCCAAGTCCCCGCGAGGGCGGTGCCCGAAAATGCGTCCGAACGAAGCCAAACGGTTTTTACCGCCCAAGCCAGGAGGGCGAGGGGGAAAAAAAGGATAGGGTCGAACTTTTTCAGAAACCCCGTTGCCTTGGAAGCCGCCTGCGACATCACCCGTAATACCTCCCGCCAAGCTCCGCGATCGTCCAGACCAGGGTTGCGAACACGAGCAACGTCTCGAATAAAGGAAGCGCCGCCGCCGGTCTACGGAAGACGGCAGGCGGACGCGTGTAACCGCATAAAAAAAGCAGAGGGGAAAAGGCCAAGAAATACCTTCCTTGCAGACCCTCGATCGTTTCGGCCCCGACCGGATTCCAATGCAGGTATTGGGTCAGGCACACCGTGAGGGTGAGCAGCAAAAATACCGTCGCGGCCACCGCTTTTTGTTTGGGAGAGAATCGAAAATCGTCTTTCGTGTCCAGCGCGGCGGCGATCAGGAGGTTCCCGCCCGCGATCCAGAGCAGGGTCGGAGGAAGATGGGTGTCCAGCCATCCCAGGACGCCTACGAAGGAAGCAAGGATGAAGGGAAGGGATTGGTGTAGAGACCGTCCGACGGTTTCCAAGACGGAAAAAGGGTGCTGAAAAAGATATTGCAGCTGATCGTCCGGCGAGACGACGACATCCAGTCGATGAGGCACGTAAGAGGCCTTGACGAGCGCCAGCCATGCCGTCTGAAGGATCAGACCCGGCAAAAACACCAGCAGGAAGGATTTTAGGAGCCGAGGAAAGGGCCCCCCTTTGCGTCGCGGAATCGCGAAAAAAAACAGGAGAATCAACAGATAAAAGGGTTTGGCGAGCGCCAGGACACAGGAGAGCGCGGCCAAGGCGAGGATGCGGGGTTCTCGGGGGCGAAAGCCGTCTTGGACCAGCCGCAGGATCAAGGCGATCGCAAGGAAACAAAGCGCGTTGGTGAGCGGGTCCCCGGAGCAGGTGGCGGCGAGAAATAGGCTGGTCGGCAACAGGGCCAGCGCAAAAAATAACCACTTGAAGACCGGAGCGATTTTGATGGAGAGAAAGACGAGAAACGCCCAGAGCAGGAGATTGGCGGCGCGGCCGCCGTACATGCGAACCAAAGGATTCGAAGAGAACAGTCCCGCGATCCCCATGCCCAAGGCCTGAGGGAAGTAATTCACCGGGGAGTAAAGCGCGGTATTGGCGAAAGCCGCGAATCGCTTCGGCTCTTCGGAGACGGTTTTTCGGAGATTTTCCAAAATTTCGGCTGCGGAGCTGCGAGGCTCGGGGTGAAAGGGCTGATCCTCGAAGGCGGCGATGACGGCTAGAGTGTCCTCGGGAATCCTTCCGCCTAGACCCTGGGGAGTTTTTTCGGAAAACAGATGGCCTTGCAGTATTTGATAACTTCGAAAATAGTGGTTGATCTCGTCGGGGGCTTGGTAGGGCGGGATCAGAAAAACCAAAATTCCCCCGAACAGCAAGGCGAGGAACAGGAAAAGCCGTTCCGGCTTCGTCTTTAGCGGATTAAGGTTCATGTCGGATCACAAGACATCCCCGAGCGTCTGGCCCCTCTACCTAACGACGGGCGTTTATTTTTTGCTGATGTGCGGCCTCTTCGGTTGGCTCGCCATGCATCGCAACGTCGACGGAGACGAGGGGCTTTATCTCGAGGCGGCCCGCCTCGTGGCCCAGGGCAAGAAACTGTACTTCGATTTCTTCTACCAGCAGATGCCGCTCATCCCTTACCTCTACGCCGGTTGGATGGAGGTCTTCGGGTACCAATTGTTTTCGGCC is a window from the Deltaproteobacteria bacterium PRO3 genome containing:
- the rfbD gene encoding dTDP-4-dehydrorhamnose reductase translates to MKDVLLVTGCEGLMGSEILSAARDADGPGFEVRGTSHRDLDISDRHAVQACFRESRPAYVVNCAAYRDIDKAELDRDAARRVNAEGARNLAEACAAHGTKLVHLSSHGVFDGAKSSPYLESDSPNPLNHYAATKLQGEEYVQRALPPEQSLVLRISWPYGPRNNNFIKAILELAKKNGSVRVVHDQIGVPNPARLLAKSILPLAREASGLLHLSCRGHCSRYEFISRLFTLLGLGYPVFPASVSEFPGAAVRPKNMAIATEIASWDRLASLPPWEEALERYIRESPEMI
- a CDS encoding glycosyltransferase family 2 protein translates to MYQNHRIAVVVPAHNEASHISSVLRNLPEWVDHIVVVDDASLDGTSEAALKSGDRRLDLIRNSKNLGVGGSMLAGYRKALELGADIVVKMDGDDQMPPEYLPALLKALLEEGMDYAKGNRFLAGESLQKMPRLRLFGNIVLTFLNKLASGYWNVFDPQNGFTAVKSSVLKRLEFKSFHLGYFFENDMLIHLNLLNCRVKDVAVPARYGDEKSDLNPFKIGVSFPLLLMRRFAYRIYQKYILRDFSPIAMFLILGSLLFAWGFGFGAYLWLHTRATGLPTPTGTIMLSLLPLILGFQLLLQAIVLDIQETPK
- a CDS encoding DUF2142 domain-containing protein, coding for MSQAASKATGFLKKFDPILFFPLALLAWAVKTVWLRSDAFSGTALAGTWALLDTAVAGAALFFSASLRKRGVPVWIALAVFLSILFHPYAFRPGILLGNEMLSVALALAGLALSLQGEFFLKSAARYWAFATLWGMISSYFFCLSRYPLLGWIFLLRGIWLIYAGQGKRLSAPLLLAPMLALGAAGAVYLQSGSLPYPGSSTRDTAARVLTPSSNPRLRIGPVHLWGNALVEAAAKAAGPDHAASFSKVEVEVSGWAFGRNSSVVAVSLKNHRGELLASTRSFRPRPEVRALLQNKYPDPVPERLGFLLKEGVPYYRAKGLALEITDASGRKFESMLQRDPPAFEGLEWAHEKQIHPIPTATAKSDRSKAESRLAAIHTWLSTRLFFFFLAATLYLACSKTARSHLDSVSSTFFILAVALALSFLQILTTFLPGDFLVRSQDIFLVSLLFPALAVLAIYLAFLRLSRDLLLPETYPTSPAQFFARTAAIFGILLVFAMPPFQAADEGAHFYRAYQISEWNLRTPKVPRSLSETFEMFDYLAFLPENKIGISQILPALHVPLEPEKTWDAPVLSYSPVPYLPAALGILSGRSFGAPPLVLMYLGRIFSLLAYLGLVSLALRLTPIQKWAFCLLALTPMSMAQASAVTADTVTLGLSFLTFAYLLKLSQSGAVLQAREWLLLSSLLALLALTKPVYAILALLFPMIPRRNVGSRPGYWLGFVWLLLLCFGVSQGWAYFGGKVQGFQLLSPAAQEQAVFVLKRPFEFLEILLRTFYRNAGHYWDHLVGRLGWLDTGLPDSFRFFYTALTIACAWLGWSGRADLGLWKRAWLFLVLSAGVALIAAVLFITWTAPGGATIEGIQGRYFLPFVPILFLLLYPSKNPIAPRSGFPPFKLAAIAASLCVATTLFAVLTRYYGAF
- a CDS encoding DUF2142 domain-containing protein — encoded protein: MNLNPLKTKPERLFLFLALLFGGILVFLIPPYQAPDEINHYFRSYQILQGHLFSEKTPQGLGGRIPEDTLAVIAAFEDQPFHPEPRSSAAEILENLRKTVSEEPKRFAAFANTALYSPVNYFPQALGMGIAGLFSSNPLVRMYGGRAANLLLWAFLVFLSIKIAPVFKWLFFALALLPTSLFLAATCSGDPLTNALCFLAIALILRLVQDGFRPREPRILALAALSCVLALAKPFYLLILLFFFAIPRRKGGPFPRLLKSFLLVFLPGLILQTAWLALVKASYVPHRLDVVVSPDDQLQYLFQHPFSVLETVGRSLHQSLPFILASFVGVLGWLDTHLPPTLLWIAGGNLLIAAALDTKDDFRFSPKQKAVAATVFLLLTLTVCLTQYLHWNPVGAETIEGLQGRYFLAFSPLLFLCGYTRPPAVFRRPAAALPLFETLLVFATLVWTIAELGGRYYG